From the Euphorbia lathyris chromosome 6, ddEupLath1.1, whole genome shotgun sequence genome, one window contains:
- the LOC136233510 gene encoding uncharacterized protein gives MDESAQQLQQAQLAVILGQDPAPFEALITSLMSSSNEQRSQAELVFNLCKQNDPNSLYLKLAHILQFSSHIEVRAMSAVLLRKLFTKDDHDLWPHISPATQSNIKSILLSCIQHEQTKSIVKKLCDTVSELASNLLPENKWPELLPFMFQCVSSDSPKLQESAFLIFAQLSQYIGETLIPFIKDLHTVFLQCLESSPNFDVKIASLNAVINFIQCLSSSSDRDRFQDLLPAMMRTLTEALNNGNEATAQEALELLIELAGTEPRFLRRQLVDVVGAMLQIAEAESLEEGTRHLAIEFVITLAEARERAPGMMRKLPQFISRLFAILMRMLLDIEDDPAWHSAENEDEDAGESSNYSVGQECLDRLAISLGGNTIVPVASEQLPAYLAAPEWQKHHAALIALAQIAEGCSKVMIKNLEHVVSMVLNSFNDPHPRVRWAAINAIGQLSTDLGPDLQNQYHQRVLPALASSMDDFQNPRVQAHAASAVLNFSENCTPEILTPYLDGIVSKLLVLLQNGKQMVQEGALTALASVADSSQEHFQKYYDAVMPYLKAILVNATDKSNRMLRAKSMECISLVGMAVGKDKFREDAKQVMEVLMSLQGSQMETDDPTTSYMLQAWARLCKCLGQDFLPYMAVVMPPLLQSAQLKPDVTITSADSDNDIDDSDDESMETITLGDKRIGIKTSVLEEKATACNMLCCYADELKEGFFPWIDQVAPTLVPLLKFYFHEEVRKAAVSAMPELLRSAKLAVEKGLAQGRNESYVKQLSDYIIPALVEALRKEPDTEICANMLDALNECLQISGTLVDKDQVRTIVDEIKVVITASSSRKRERAERAKAEDFDAEEGELIKEENEQEEEVFDQVGEILGTLIKTFKASFLPFFDELSTYLTPMWGKDKTAEERRIAICIFDDVAEQCRETALKYYDTFLPFLLEACNDENPDVRQAAVYGLGVCAEFGGPVFKPLVGEALSRLNVVIGHPNSKQPENIMAYDNAVSALGKICQYHRENIDSSQVVPAWLNCLPITGDLIEAKVVHEQLCVMVERSDSELLGPNNQHLPKIVCVFAEVLCGKDLATDQTASRMVSLLRHLQQTLPPATLATTWSLLHPQQQVALQSILSS, from the exons ATGGATGAGTCGGCTCAGCAACTCCAACAAGCTCAACTCGCCGTCATACTCGGCCAAGACCCTGCTCCTTTTGAAGCCCTGATTACCTCTCTTATGTCCTCATCTAACGAGCAACGATCGCAGGCTGAACTCGTTTTTAATCTCTGTAAGCAAAATGATCCTAATTCTCTTTATCTCAAACTAGCTCATATCCTTCAGTTCTCATCTCACATCGAGGTTCGTGCCATGTCTGCCGTTCTCCTCCGTAAGCTTTTTACGAAGGATGACCATGACTTATGGCCTCATATCAGCCCTGCTACTCAGTCTAACATCAAATCTATTCTATTGAGTTGTATCCAGCATGAACAGACCAAATCTATTGTTAAGAAGCTATGCGACACCGTTTCTGAGCTTGCTTCTAATCTTTTGCCTGAAAACAAATGGCCCGAGCTCTTGCCTTTTATGTTTCAGTGTGTGTCGTCTGATTCGCCGAAGCTGCAGGAATCAGCGTTCTTGATTTTCGCTCAATTGTCTCAGTATATCGGTGAAACGTTGATTCCGTTTATAAAGGATTTGCATACCGTGTTTTTGCAGTGTTTGGAATCGTCTCCGAATTTTGATGTTAAGATAGCTTCTCTGAATGCTGTGATTAATTTTATCCAGTGTTTGAGTTCCTCTTCGGATCGGGATAGGTTTCAGGATTTGTTGCCAGCGATGATGCGGACGTTGACCGAAGCTCTAAATAACGGTAATGAGGCTACGGCACAGGAGGCCTTGGAACTCCTTATTGAGTTGGCAGGTACAGAGCCGAGGTTTCTTCGGAGGCAGTTGGTTGATGTCGTGGGTGCCATGTTGCAGATTGCGGAGGCAGAGAGTTTAGAAGAGGGGACACGCCATTTGGCGATTGAGTTTGTTATCACTCTAGCTGAAGCAAGGGAGAGGGCGCCTGGAATGATGAGGAAGTTGCCACAATTTATAAGCAGGTTGTTTGCGATATTGATGAGAATGTTGTTGGATATTGAGGATGATCCTGCTTGGCATAGTGCAGAGAACGAGGACGAAGATGCTGGAGAGTCCAGTAATTACAGTGTTGGGCAGGAATGTTTGGATAGGCTGGCTATTTCATTGGGTGGTAATACTATTGTTCCTGTGGCTTCTGAGCAGTTGCCTGCATACTTGGCTGCGCCAGAGTGGCAGAAGCACCATGCTGCTCTGATTGCTCTTGCTCAAATTGCTGAGGGTTGCTCCAAG GTAATGATAAAAAATCTGGAGCATGTCGTTTCGATGGTTCTCAACTCATTCAATGATCCTCATCCCCGTGTAAGATGGGCAGCTATTAATGCAATTGGACAGTTGTCTACGGATTTGGGTCCAGATTTGCAAAACCAATATCATCAAAGAGTCTTGCCAGCATTGGCTTCTTCAATGGATGATTTCCAGAACCCTCGAGTACAG GCACATGCTGCTTCTGCAGTACTAAACTTCAGCGAGAACTGTACTCCTGAGATCCTAACTCCTTACTTGGATGGAATTGTCAGCAAATTGCTTGTTCTGTTACAG AATGGAAAACAAATGGTTCAAGAGGGAGCCTTGACTGCCTTGGCATCAGTTGCTGATTCGTCTCAg GAGCACTTCCAAAAATATTATGATGCAGTTATGCCATACCTGAAAGCTATATTAGTGAATGCAACAGACAAGTCCAATCGCATGCTTCGTGCAAAGTCTATGGAGTGTATCAGTCTGGTTGGGATGGCTGTTGGAAAGGATAAGTTTAGGGAGGACGCAAAGCAG GTTATGGAAGTCCTTATGTCCTTACAAGGATCTCAAATGGAGACGGATGATCCAACAACGAGTTACATGTTACAA GCATGGGCCAGACTTTGCAAGTGTTTAGGACAAGATTTTCTTCCTTATATGGCTGTTGTCATGCCACCTCTGCTTCAGTCTGCTCAGCTTAAGCCAGATGTAACTATAACATCTGCAGATTCTGATAATGATATTGACGATTCAGATGATGAAAG TATGGAGACTATTACTCTTGGGGACAAAAGGATAGGGATCAAGACTAGTGTCCTGGAAGAAAAAGCAACTGCTTGTAACATGCTGTGTTGCTATGCTGACGAGCTTAAGGAAGGGTTCTTTCCATGGATTGACCAG GTTGCCCCAACCCTAGTTCCccttttgaaattttatttccATGAAGAAGTTAGGAAAGCAGCCGTTTCAG CCATGCCGGAGCTATTGCGTTCTGCAAAATTAGCTGTCGAGAAGGGACTAGCCCAAGGTCGCAATGAGTCTTATGTAAAGCAGTTGTCGGACTACATTATTCCAGCTTTGGTTGAAGCATTACGTAAG GAACCTGATACTGAGATTTGTGCGAATATGTTGGATGCACTAAACGAATGCTTACAG ATTTCGGGAACACTCGTTGACAAAGATCAGGTGCGAACTATTGTTGATGAGATAAAAGTAGTAATCACTGCTAGTTCTAGCAGGAAAAGAGAGAGAGCAGAGAGAGCCAAGGCTGAAGACTTTGATGCTGAGGAGGGAGAGTTGATTAAAGAGGAAAACGAACAAGAGGAGGAAGTTTTTGACCAA GTTGGTGAAATATTGGGAACTTTGATCAAAACATTCAAAGCctctttcttgcctttctttgATGAATTATCAACCTATCTAACTCCTATGTGG ggAAAAGACAAGACAGCTGAAGAGAGAAGAATTGCAATTTGCATTTTTGATGATGTTGCAGAGCAATGCCGTGAGACAGCCCTTAA ATACTATGATACGTTCCTTCCATTCCTATTAGAAGCTTGCAATGATGAGAATCCAGATGTTCGACAG GCCGCTGTATATGGACTTGGAGTGTGTGCAGAGTTTGGTGGACCTGTATTTAAGCCTCTTGTTGGAG AGGCGCTTTCAAGACTAAATGTTGTGATTGGACATCCTAATTCCAAGCAACCTGAAAATATTATGGCGTATGATAATGCTGTTTCTGCTTTAGGGAAAATTTGCCAATATCACCGTGAAAATATAGACTCATCCC